A genomic region of Candidatus Neomarinimicrobiota bacterium contains the following coding sequences:
- the ltaE gene encoding low-specificity L-threonine aldolase, protein MKVIDLRSDTVTLPTDAMRQAIFDAELGDDVFEDDPTVNRLERRTADIIGKEAALLVPSGTMANLVSVLTHCERGDEVILGDKAHTFLYEAGGISAYGGIHPRTLKNQPDGTIDLNEMEAAIRADNVHFPRTRLICLENTHNVCHGVPLTKEYMDDVADFAHRREISLHVDGARIFNAAVTLGLDADTLVANAESVSFCLSKGLSAPVGSLVCGTEAFIRKARRVRKGLGGGMRQAGIVAASGLVALDETVERLAEDHANARRLAEGIDAVPGLEIDLGKVYTNILYFDLVDNSRTADEVVSAMEDEGIRFLTIGPGKFRMVTNRGVDAGDVDSVLSVLNGYFSS, encoded by the coding sequence ATGAAGGTCATTGATCTACGCAGCGACACTGTCACACTCCCCACCGACGCCATGCGTCAGGCTATTTTCGATGCCGAACTCGGTGATGACGTATTTGAAGACGATCCTACCGTCAATAGGCTCGAACGCAGGACAGCTGATATAATAGGCAAGGAGGCGGCCCTCCTTGTCCCCAGCGGTACCATGGCTAACCTTGTCTCTGTTCTGACCCATTGTGAGCGGGGAGATGAAGTTATACTGGGAGACAAAGCTCACACCTTCCTCTACGAGGCGGGAGGTATTTCGGCATACGGCGGCATTCATCCTCGTACACTGAAGAACCAGCCCGACGGCACTATCGACTTGAACGAAATGGAAGCTGCTATCAGAGCGGACAATGTCCATTTTCCCCGCACGAGACTCATCTGTCTGGAAAACACCCATAACGTCTGCCATGGAGTTCCGCTGACAAAAGAATACATGGACGATGTGGCGGACTTCGCTCACAGGCGGGAGATCTCCTTACATGTTGATGGTGCGAGGATTTTCAATGCTGCTGTGACACTCGGTTTGGATGCGGATACTCTTGTGGCAAATGCAGAATCCGTCTCCTTCTGCTTGTCGAAAGGATTATCCGCACCGGTGGGCTCTCTAGTCTGCGGCACGGAAGCGTTCATCAGAAAGGCGCGGCGGGTACGAAAAGGTCTGGGCGGTGGTATGCGTCAGGCCGGTATCGTTGCTGCATCGGGGCTCGTGGCGCTTGATGAAACGGTTGAGCGGCTGGCCGAGGATCACGCCAACGCTCGCCGCCTCGCCGAAGGTATCGATGCCGTCCCCGGCCTCGAGATCGACCTTGGCAAGGTCTACACCAACATCCTTTACTTCGATCTAGTGGATAATTCCAGGACAGCTGATGAGGTAGTAAGCGCCATGGAAGATGAAGGTATTCGTTTTCTGACGATAGGTCCCGGCAAGTTCAGAATGGTGACGAATCGGGGCGTTGATGCGGGGGATGTTGATAGCGTGTTATCAGTCCTGAACGGTTACTTCAGCTCCTGA
- the proS gene encoding proline--tRNA ligase: protein MAKGVTPKSEDYARWYTDVVTKAELADYGPVKGTMVIRPYGYSVWTSVQEAFDRRFKETGHVNAYFPLFIPKSFLAREAEHVEGFAKECAVVTHHRLMANPDGGLAVDPNSALEEEVIVRPTSETVIWAMYKKWIQSYRDLPLLINQWANVVRWEMRTRLFLRTTEFLWQEGHTAHATLEEAEEETRTILEIYREVVEDVLAVPVIVGRKTEVEKFAGADHTYCIEAMMGDRRALQAGTSHNLGQNFAKAFDVTFQTEDNRLEHVYATSWGVSTRLIGALVMVHGDDKGLRLPPAVAPYEVVVVPIGKSENEIAQAADYLKSDIKTLEKMNRRIHVDDRLQVSPGFKFNEWEMKGAPVRLEVGARDIEAGQAVAVRRDTGEKLEVSKENIVSEVNRLLDEIQLLLYQQSKDFQRANTHTVKNYSDFKEIMSSTGGFIRCGWDGNPETEEAIKDETNATIRCIPFDEHPDGLKCVYSAKPAKYEVIFAKAY, encoded by the coding sequence ATGGCAAAAGGCGTCACACCCAAGAGTGAAGACTATGCCCGCTGGTACACCGATGTGGTGACGAAAGCGGAGTTGGCGGATTACGGTCCCGTCAAAGGGACAATGGTGATAAGGCCCTACGGTTATTCTGTCTGGACCAGTGTGCAGGAGGCGTTCGACCGCCGCTTCAAAGAGACGGGACATGTCAACGCGTACTTTCCTCTCTTTATTCCCAAGTCATTTCTGGCAAGGGAAGCCGAGCATGTAGAGGGATTTGCCAAGGAATGTGCTGTTGTGACGCACCACCGGCTGATGGCCAATCCGGACGGAGGTCTTGCAGTTGATCCAAATTCAGCGTTGGAAGAAGAAGTAATTGTCCGCCCCACATCGGAGACGGTTATCTGGGCCATGTATAAGAAATGGATCCAGTCCTACCGCGATCTGCCACTGCTCATCAATCAGTGGGCGAATGTTGTGCGATGGGAGATGAGGACGCGACTTTTCTTGCGTACCACGGAATTCCTTTGGCAGGAGGGGCACACAGCCCACGCTACCCTTGAGGAGGCGGAAGAGGAGACGAGGACAATTCTCGAAATCTATCGTGAGGTGGTGGAAGATGTGCTGGCGGTGCCGGTCATCGTGGGGCGCAAGACAGAGGTTGAGAAATTTGCCGGTGCTGATCACACCTATTGTATCGAAGCAATGATGGGCGACAGACGGGCGCTGCAGGCCGGTACCTCTCATAACTTAGGACAGAATTTTGCCAAAGCTTTTGACGTGACCTTTCAGACTGAGGATAACCGTCTGGAGCACGTCTACGCGACGAGTTGGGGCGTCAGCACCAGGCTGATCGGTGCACTCGTTATGGTACACGGAGATGATAAAGGTTTGAGACTTCCTCCAGCGGTAGCGCCTTACGAAGTGGTAGTTGTACCGATCGGTAAGTCGGAAAACGAAATAGCACAGGCTGCAGATTATCTAAAGTCTGACATCAAGACACTGGAGAAAATGAATCGAAGAATCCACGTTGATGATCGGTTGCAGGTCAGTCCCGGATTCAAGTTCAATGAATGGGAAATGAAGGGTGCACCGGTACGCCTGGAGGTGGGCGCGAGAGACATAGAAGCAGGGCAGGCAGTAGCTGTGCGGCGGGATACTGGCGAGAAATTGGAGGTGTCGAAAGAGAATATTGTGTCGGAAGTGAACCGGCTTCTGGACGAAATTCAGTTATTACTCTATCAACAATCCAAAGATTTCCAGCGGGCGAATACGCATACTGTAAAGAATTACAGCGATTTCAAAGAGATCATGTCATCCACCGGTGGATTCATCCGGTGCGGCTGGGATGGTAATCCTGAAACGGAGGAGGCCATCAAAGATGAAACAAATGCTACCATCAGATGTATCCCTTTTGATGAGCATCCCGATGGTCTCAAATGTGTATACAGTGCAAAACCGGCCAAGTATGAAGTTATCTTTGCTAAAGCCTACTGA